A genomic stretch from Nocardia wallacei includes:
- the murD gene encoding UDP-N-acetylmuramoyl-L-alanine--D-glutamate ligase, whose product MLEFLRGRDVLVAGWGVSGRSLIEPLRDIGARPVVTDAGEKAMAEAAELGLTTATGEELLEPAALDRFALVITSPGWRPDSPVLVSAVTEGIPVWGDVEFAWWVDQARLYGPARKWLVITGTNGKTTTTQMTHAILRAAGIASVACGNIGLPILDALRRNPGPQVLAVELSSFQLHWAPSVRPEAGVVLNVAEDHLDWHGGLDAYAAAKARALTGRVGVVGLDDPVAAALARKSKARRTVGFRIGVPADGELGVVDGKLLDRAFTKAAILAETGDISPAGPAGVADALAAAALTRSIDVAPQFVKEGLQEHKVGPHRAALVRELAGVTFVDDSKATNPHAARSSILAHPQVVWLAGGQLKGAHIDDLVEEVADRLVAAVLFGQDAPVVAAALARHAPDVPVVELGSGDDAGMGVELTSEIDGADAVMARAVRLAAGYARRGDTVLLAPAAASLDMFADYTHRGRSFVAAVQALDEEDIGSPQ is encoded by the coding sequence ATGCTCGAATTCCTGCGTGGCCGTGACGTTCTCGTCGCGGGATGGGGGGTGTCGGGCAGGTCGCTGATCGAGCCGCTGCGCGATATCGGGGCCCGGCCCGTGGTCACCGACGCCGGTGAGAAGGCGATGGCCGAGGCCGCCGAACTCGGGCTCACCACCGCCACCGGCGAGGAACTGCTCGAGCCCGCCGCGCTGGACCGGTTCGCGCTGGTCATCACCAGCCCGGGCTGGCGGCCGGACTCGCCGGTGCTGGTCTCGGCGGTGACGGAGGGCATTCCGGTCTGGGGCGACGTCGAATTCGCCTGGTGGGTGGATCAGGCCCGGTTGTACGGCCCGGCCCGCAAGTGGCTGGTGATCACCGGCACCAACGGCAAGACCACCACTACTCAGATGACGCACGCGATTCTGCGCGCGGCCGGTATCGCCAGCGTGGCCTGCGGCAATATCGGGCTGCCGATCCTGGACGCGTTGCGGCGCAATCCCGGTCCGCAGGTGCTGGCGGTGGAGCTGTCGTCGTTCCAGCTGCACTGGGCGCCGTCGGTGCGCCCGGAGGCCGGGGTGGTGCTCAATGTCGCCGAGGACCACCTGGATTGGCACGGCGGCCTGGACGCCTACGCCGCCGCCAAGGCGCGGGCGCTGACCGGCCGCGTCGGCGTGGTCGGCCTGGACGATCCGGTCGCCGCGGCGCTCGCGCGAAAGTCCAAGGCGCGGCGCACCGTCGGCTTCCGGATCGGCGTGCCCGCCGACGGCGAACTCGGCGTGGTCGACGGCAAGCTGCTCGATCGCGCGTTCACCAAGGCCGCCATTCTCGCCGAGACCGGCGACATCAGCCCGGCCGGACCGGCCGGCGTGGCCGATGCCCTGGCCGCGGCGGCGCTGACCCGATCCATCGACGTCGCACCGCAATTCGTGAAGGAGGGCCTGCAGGAGCACAAGGTGGGCCCGCACCGTGCCGCGCTGGTGCGCGAGCTGGCCGGGGTGACCTTCGTCGACGACTCCAAGGCCACCAACCCGCACGCCGCGCGCTCCTCGATCCTGGCGCACCCGCAGGTGGTGTGGCTCGCGGGTGGTCAGCTCAAGGGCGCGCACATCGACGACCTGGTCGAAGAGGTCGCCGACCGGCTGGTGGCGGCGGTGCTGTTCGGACAGGACGCCCCGGTCGTCGCGGCGGCGTTGGCGCGACACGCGCCCGATGTCCCCGTGGTGGAGCTGGGTTCGGGTGACGATGCTGGGATGGGTGTGGAACTCACGTCCGAGATCGATGGCGCGGACGCGGTGATGGCGCGAGCGGTGCGGCTCGCCGCCGGTTACGCCCGCCGCGGGGACACGGTGCTGCTGGCGCCCGCCGCGGCCTCACTGGACATGTTCGCCGACTACACCCACCGGGGACGCAGTTTCGTCGCGGCGGTGCAGGCGCTCGACGAGGAAGATATCGGGAGCCCGCAGTGA
- the mraY gene encoding phospho-N-acetylmuramoyl-pentapeptide-transferase produces MRQILFAAAIALAVSILLTPLLIRMFARRGFGQEIRIDGPESHQAKRGTPTMGGVAILVGLWAGYWGSHLIGIGYEAEGPTVSGLLVLSLTTALGAVGFIDDFIKLRKQRNLGLTAAGKYLGQLSAAVIFGVLALQFPGANKQTPASRHLSYVRDITTVSMGVIIFLAFVCLVVVAWSNAVNLTDGLDGLAAGSMSLVLGSYVIITFWQYRNACSTHAEAGCYNVRDPLDLALVCAAGAAACIGFLWWNAAPAKIFMGDTGSLALGGLLAGLSITTRTELLMIVIGALFVAETASVVLQVAVYRTTRNRLFKMAPFHHHFELSKWAETTVIIRFWLLAAIASAVGLGLFYSEYLSQVG; encoded by the coding sequence ATGAGACAGATCCTGTTCGCGGCGGCGATCGCCCTGGCGGTGTCGATCCTGCTGACGCCCTTGCTGATCCGGATGTTCGCCCGGCGCGGATTCGGCCAGGAGATCCGCATCGACGGGCCCGAGAGCCATCAGGCCAAGCGCGGCACCCCCACCATGGGCGGCGTGGCGATCCTGGTCGGGCTGTGGGCCGGGTACTGGGGTTCGCATCTGATCGGCATCGGGTACGAGGCCGAGGGGCCGACCGTCTCGGGCCTGCTGGTGCTGTCGCTGACCACGGCACTGGGTGCTGTCGGCTTCATCGACGACTTCATCAAGCTGCGCAAGCAGCGCAATCTCGGGCTCACCGCGGCGGGCAAGTACCTCGGGCAGCTGTCGGCCGCGGTCATCTTCGGCGTACTGGCGCTGCAGTTCCCGGGCGCGAACAAGCAGACCCCGGCCAGCCGCCACCTGTCCTACGTCCGCGACATCACCACGGTGTCGATGGGCGTCATCATCTTCCTGGCCTTCGTCTGCCTGGTGGTGGTCGCCTGGTCGAACGCGGTGAACCTGACCGACGGGCTGGACGGGCTGGCGGCGGGGTCGATGAGCTTGGTGCTGGGCTCCTACGTGATCATCACCTTCTGGCAGTACCGCAACGCCTGCTCCACGCACGCCGAGGCCGGGTGCTACAACGTGCGCGACCCCCTGGACCTGGCGCTGGTCTGCGCCGCCGGTGCGGCCGCCTGCATCGGATTCCTGTGGTGGAACGCGGCTCCCGCCAAGATCTTCATGGGCGACACCGGCTCGCTGGCGCTGGGCGGCCTGCTGGCCGGGCTGTCCATCACCACCCGCACCGAACTGCTGATGATCGTGATCGGCGCGCTGTTCGTGGCCGAGACGGCGTCGGTGGTGCTGCAGGTCGCGGTGTACCGCACCACCCGGAACCGGTTGTTCAAGATGGCGCCGTTCCACCACCACTTCGAACTCAGCAAATGGGCAGAGACTACGGTGATCATTCGGTTCTGGTTGCTCGCGGCCATAGCGTCGGCAGTCGGACTGGGATTGTTCTACAGCGAATATCTCTCTCAGGTCGGGTAA
- a CDS encoding UDP-N-acetylmuramoyl-tripeptide--D-alanyl-D-alanine ligase has product MIEMTLREIADVVGGTLHDVPDPAVTVTGAVEFDSRRINPGDLFLAMPGEHADGHDFAAAAVAAGAAAVLAARPVGVPAIVVTPAGAAPSRAMALAHDRDGSGAAVLAALAKLARVNIDRLVAGGLTVVGVTGSSGKTSTKDLLASVLAPLGPVVAPPGSFNNELGHPWTALRADAATGFLVLELSARGPGHIKALTEIAPPTIGVVLNVGTAHLGEFGSREAIAQAKGELVEALAPSGVAVLNADDPNVAAMASRTQARVVTVGQSTGADVRATGVVLDSDARARFTLHAKGSEVPVRLAVHGEHQVGNALSAAAVALECGADPETVARALSGARIASAHRMDVRTRADGVTVVNDSYNANPDSVRAALKALVSMAKEADRRTWAVLGEMAELGEESVIEHDRIGRLAVRLDVDRLIVVGTGRPAHALHQGAVMEGSWGEESVLVPDIEAAIAVLDDEIAAGDVVLVKASNSAGLWAVAQHLVAAPGAGTEAAV; this is encoded by the coding sequence ATGATCGAGATGACTCTGCGGGAGATCGCGGACGTCGTCGGCGGCACGCTGCACGATGTACCCGACCCCGCGGTGACGGTGACCGGCGCGGTCGAATTCGATTCGCGCCGAATCAATCCCGGCGACCTGTTCCTGGCGATGCCGGGCGAGCACGCCGACGGCCACGACTTCGCTGCCGCCGCGGTGGCCGCGGGCGCGGCGGCGGTGCTGGCGGCCCGCCCGGTCGGCGTGCCCGCGATCGTGGTGACGCCCGCGGGCGCCGCACCGAGCCGCGCGATGGCGCTGGCGCACGACCGCGACGGTTCCGGCGCGGCCGTGCTCGCGGCGCTGGCGAAGCTGGCCCGGGTGAATATCGACCGCCTGGTGGCGGGCGGGCTGACCGTTGTCGGCGTGACGGGATCGTCGGGCAAGACCTCCACCAAGGATCTGCTGGCGAGCGTGCTGGCCCCGCTGGGTCCGGTCGTCGCCCCGCCCGGTTCGTTCAACAACGAGCTGGGCCACCCGTGGACGGCGCTGCGCGCCGACGCGGCGACCGGATTCCTGGTGCTGGAGCTGTCCGCGCGCGGACCAGGACACATCAAGGCGCTCACCGAGATCGCCCCGCCGACCATCGGCGTCGTCCTCAACGTCGGCACCGCGCACCTGGGCGAGTTCGGCAGCCGCGAGGCGATCGCCCAGGCCAAAGGCGAACTGGTGGAGGCGCTTGCGCCGTCCGGCGTCGCCGTGCTCAACGCCGACGACCCGAACGTGGCGGCCATGGCGAGCCGCACGCAGGCGCGGGTGGTGACCGTCGGCCAGTCGACCGGAGCCGATGTACGGGCCACCGGCGTCGTCCTCGACAGCGACGCGCGGGCCCGGTTCACCTTGCACGCCAAGGGTTCCGAGGTACCGGTCCGGCTGGCCGTGCACGGCGAGCACCAGGTCGGCAACGCGCTGTCGGCCGCGGCGGTCGCGCTGGAGTGCGGCGCCGACCCCGAAACGGTGGCGCGGGCGCTGTCGGGCGCGCGGATCGCCTCCGCGCACCGCATGGATGTGCGCACCCGCGCCGACGGCGTCACCGTCGTCAACGATTCCTACAACGCCAACCCCGACTCGGTGCGCGCGGCGCTCAAGGCACTGGTGAGCATGGCCAAGGAGGCCGACCGCCGAACTTGGGCGGTGCTCGGCGAGATGGCCGAGCTGGGCGAGGAGTCGGTCATCGAACACGACCGCATCGGCCGGTTGGCGGTGCGCCTGGACGTCGATCGGCTCATCGTCGTCGGCACCGGACGCCCGGCGCACGCGCTGCATCAGGGTGCGGTGATGGAAGGCTCGTGGGGTGAGGAATCGGTTCTCGTCCCCGATATCGAGGCCGCGATCGCGGTGCTGGACGACGAGATCGCGGCGGGTGATGTGGTGCTGGTGAAGGCGTCGAACTCGGCCGGGTTGTGGGCGGTCGCGCAACACCTCGTCGCGGCTCCCGGGGCAGGCACGGAGGCGGCGGTATGA